One genomic region from Halobacteriovorax vibrionivorans encodes:
- a CDS encoding phosphatidylglycerophosphatase A family protein: MNTENQLKNTKKLTFKSLTDLRIVFLTFFGTGLAPKAPGTVGSLATIIPLYFVGKLNAPFFFFIPFLILLTIGAVFITSVIEKEYDCIDPSWIVIDEVIGIWIASLFILEPTFVSYAFIFIFFRIFDIWKPWPVRVFDDRKDALGTILDDVAAGLMTGALYILTFKLLEIYA, from the coding sequence ATGAATACAGAAAATCAGCTAAAAAATACAAAAAAACTGACATTTAAGTCACTAACTGATCTTAGAATCGTATTTCTTACATTCTTTGGAACTGGACTCGCTCCAAAAGCACCTGGTACAGTAGGAAGCCTAGCAACTATTATCCCATTATATTTTGTTGGGAAATTAAATGCACCTTTCTTTTTCTTTATTCCATTTCTTATACTGCTTACAATTGGTGCCGTCTTTATTACATCAGTAATTGAAAAAGAATATGACTGCATTGACCCATCATGGATTGTTATTGATGAAGTTATTGGTATTTGGATTGCGTCATTATTTATTCTTGAGCCAACTTTTGTAAGTTACGCATTTATTTTTATCTTCTTTCGTATATTTGATATTTGGAAACCTTGGCCAGTTAGAGTCTTCGATGATCGTAAAGACGCTCTAGGGACTATTCTTGACGATGTCGCAGCAGGTCTAATGACAGGTGCTCTTTATATTCTTACTTTCAAATTGTTAGAAATTTACGCTTGA
- the recA gene encoding recombinase RecA, with product MATTSTDKNKQKALDLALSTIEKQFGKGAIMKLDSENGPEKVPAIPTSCLGLDLALGVGGVPKGRIIEIYGPESSGKTTLTLHIAAEAQKQGGTVAFIDAEHALDTVYAQNLGVDIPNTLISQPDSGEQALEITDMLVRSGAVDLLIVDSVAALTPRAELEGDMGDSHMGLQARLMSQALRKLTGSINRSNTTVIFINQLRMKIGVMFGNPETTTGGNALKFYSSVRLDIRRTGAIKNGDEVIGNRTKVKVVKNKVAPPFKIVEFDIMYGQGISQMGDLLDLAVANNIVGKAGAWFSYNDAKIGQGRENSKQYLADNPEIAQEIKNKILVLHGLIKDNSVVDEATGEIIEETPVEEKKTKSKSKSKKVVQ from the coding sequence ATGGCGACAACATCAACTGACAAGAACAAGCAAAAAGCACTAGATCTAGCACTTTCAACTATTGAGAAGCAATTTGGTAAAGGTGCCATCATGAAACTTGATAGTGAAAACGGACCAGAGAAAGTTCCTGCAATTCCTACAAGCTGTCTAGGACTAGACCTTGCACTAGGTGTTGGTGGTGTACCTAAGGGACGTATCATTGAAATTTATGGACCTGAGTCATCAGGTAAAACAACTCTTACTCTACATATTGCTGCTGAAGCACAGAAGCAAGGTGGAACAGTTGCATTCATTGATGCTGAACACGCACTTGATACAGTATATGCTCAGAATCTAGGTGTTGATATTCCAAATACATTAATCTCTCAACCAGATAGTGGTGAGCAAGCATTAGAAATCACAGATATGCTAGTTCGCTCAGGTGCAGTTGATCTTCTAATTGTTGACTCTGTTGCGGCCCTTACTCCACGTGCAGAACTTGAAGGAGATATGGGAGATTCACACATGGGTCTTCAAGCTAGACTAATGTCTCAAGCACTAAGAAAACTAACAGGATCAATTAATCGCTCAAATACGACAGTAATCTTTATTAATCAGCTTCGTATGAAGATCGGTGTTATGTTCGGTAACCCAGAAACAACAACTGGTGGTAACGCTCTTAAATTCTACTCTTCAGTAAGACTAGATATCAGAAGAACTGGTGCTATCAAAAATGGTGATGAGGTTATTGGTAACAGAACGAAAGTAAAAGTTGTAAAAAATAAAGTTGCACCTCCATTTAAAATCGTTGAATTCGATATTATGTACGGACAAGGTATTTCTCAAATGGGTGACCTACTAGATCTGGCCGTAGCGAATAATATCGTTGGAAAAGCAGGTGCATGGTTCTCTTACAATGATGCAAAAATTGGTCAAGGTCGTGAGAACTCAAAGCAGTACTTAGCCGACAATCCAGAGATTGCTCAAGAAATTAAAAATAAAATTCTTGTTCTACATGGACTGATTAAAGATAACTCAGTAGTTGATGAAGCAACTGGTGAGATTATTGAAGAAACTCCAGTAGAAGAGAAAAAGACTAAATCAAAGTCTAAGTCAAAAAAAGTTGTTCAATAA